Below is a genomic region from Salinicoccus roseus.
CTGATCGTGGCGGAATACACACCGGTGTTCACGTACTTGAGCTATCCGGTCCAGTTCGTCCTCACACTGATCAATGTACCGGAAGCCGCGGCTGCAGCGCCTGCATTCATCATCGGCGTGACCGACATGTTCCTGCCGTCCGTCATCGGATCCGGCATCGAGAGCGACTTCACGAAATTCATGATCGCCGTCATGTCACTCACACAGATCATCTACTTCTCGGAAGTCGGTGCCCTCTTGCTGAAGTCGAAGATTCCCGTCTCCGTGTGGGAACTGATTGCGATATTCATCCTGAGAACCATCATTTCATTCCCGATCATATACATTCTGGCGCTTCTGTTCGTCGGACTATAGAATAATCCCCCTGGCGGTGCCAGGGGGATTTCTGCATCTATTTTTCAACCAGCGCTTTCGCCGATTCGAACAGTATGTTGACGGCATGGGGCATGCTGTCTTCGTTGATGTCGAACTTCTCGTTGTGGTGTCCGGCAGCAAGCTCGGTGCCGAAGATGCAGTAGGTGCCCTGCCCTCCATGCTTCTGCACGGCGTTGATGAAGAATGTCGCATCCTCCGAGCCGGCACTGGCATCGCTCCTGAGGTCGCTCGAGAGCCCTTCCTGTTGGGCGATGTCCTTGAGCACTTCAGCCACTTCGAGGGAGCAGTCGGCGCTCTCGCCTTCACCGACGAGTTCGATGTGATGGGTCACGCCATACATCTTCGCAGCACCTTCGATGACCGCTTCGGCCTGACTTTTGACATAGTCGTTGATGTCTGATGTCTCACCGCGCGTCTCGATCTTGAGCGCAGCATGGTCAGCGATGATGTTGCGGCCGCTGCCGGCATGCAGTTCACCAACGTTGATGCGCGTCGCCCCGCCCGAGTGCCTTGGAATGGCATTCAGGTTTAGGACGGCATTTGCTGCAGCGAGCATCGCATTCTTCCCCTCCTCAGGGTTGCCGCCGGCATGCGACGAGCGTCCCTTGAAGGTGACATCCATCTTCGATGTTGCGAGGAAGCCGTTGTTGGCTGCGACAAAATGGTCGTGCGGTACACCGGTGCCGATGTGGGAGGCGACGAAGTAGTCGACATCACTGACGACCCCTGCCTCCACCATGGAACGCGCGCCGCGCGTCCCTTCCTCGGCCGGCTGGAAGATGAGCTTTATCTTCCCTTTGAGCTGGTCCTTGTTTTCCATGAGCTTAGTGGCGAGGCCGAGCCCGATGGTCGTATGCACATCATGCCCGCAGGCGTGCATATTATCATTCGTCGACCTGAAGTCTTCTTTGACAGGCACATGGTCGTCTCCTGTGGCCTCGACGATCGGCAGTGCATCCATATCCACCCGGTAGGCGACGGTCGGCCCCGGTTTGCCTGTATCGAGTGTCGCAACGATGCCTGTATAGCCTTCCGAGACGAGGCCGAGGTATTTCTCTATGGCCCCATTCTCACGCGCCCATTCGAGGTGCTGCTTCGTCTCTGCGTCCGACGGCTTGCCCATGCAGTAGTCGGGATCCATGACGGCCCTCCCGATTTCGAGGTCGTAGCCGAGGTCCTCAAGTATGTCCGCCACAATCGTGGAGGTGCGCATCTCCAGGAATCCGAGTTCGGGATACTGGTGGAAGTCACGCCGCCATTCGATCAGTTGCTTTTCAAGCTGTGTCATTGTATCCTCCCCTTTGGCACTTTTTTTACCCTCCATAACTCTAATCTATATGTATTTTGAAATATTTCCAAATAAAATCGTATTGAACAGAATAAAAGATGGAATCAGGCTTGAATAATATGGAGTTATTGTATAGAATATGAATGTAGCAATCAGGGGCCATAGCTCAGCTGGGAGAGCGTTGCACTGGCAGTGCAAAGGTCAGGGGTTCGAGCCCCCTTGGTTCCATTAAGCGACCCTCACCTTCATATGAAGGTGAGGGTCTTTTTGTGTCCTATCTCCCGTTCTCCATGACCGCGAAATAGTTCTCCTCATTATCTGCAAAGTTGAATGTACGCTCTGATGAGATTGTTTCGATTTTCCCGACCTTCACGCCTTTCCCCGATAGCTCTTCATGCAGTTTGTCGAGGTCATCCGTAAAAAGCATCAGCGAAGGCGTACCGAAGTTCAGCTCCGGCGATAGCTTCCCGATGAGCTTCCTGTCATGGAGGATGATGCTCGTCTCCGATTCTTGTGTGGGTTTAAGTTCGATCCACTTCATATCGGCCGCTTCCTCCGATTCCTAGGCGACGATGAAACCAAGCTTCTCCGTCCAGAATTTCCGCACCGCCTCCTGATCATTCAGATAGAGCATGACTTCCCCGATTTTCGTAAACATCTGCCTCTCCCCTTTTTATGGTTATTTGTCGTACCCTGCTCCTTTGGCTTCGCTTCCCATCACTCACCTATTACCCATGACGCCCCCTCTTGACTCTCCTGCCCGAGCGAAATTATCAGGCAAGTTAGAAATTTCATCTGATATGCTATATAATTCTAACCATCCTAAAAATCGGAGCTGATGGCCTGTGGGTTGGTATATATTCTATTTCGTCCTCTATTTCATATTCATGCTTGGTATGGCAGCATTCTATTTCAGAAGAATCACCACGTACGAAGATTATCTGATCAGCAGCTGGAACACCGGATTCTGGAAAATCACCGGCACCATCATCAGTACATTCTGTGGGGCGGCGGTCTTCATCGGCTGGGTCGGCCTCGGCTTCACCGTCGGACTGTCGGGCTATTGGAAATTCGCTTTCGTCGCCATCGTCTTCTCGCTGATCCTGATCCTCGGATTCGCAAAGCCGCTCAGACGCCAGCGCCTGATCACGATGGCGGACCTGTTCACGGTCCGTTTCGGCGGCAAGGCGGGCGGAGGACCTCGGCGTACTCTATACACTCCACTCCGACTGTCCGGTGACGCCGATATCACCGCTCGACACCATCCGCATCGCGTGCGATCGTGAGACGAAGAACGGACGGGTGCTCGGGGAGGACATGAAGCTGACACGCTTCGAGGCATTGAAAGCGATGACGGTGAACGGGGCGAAGCTCAACCGTACGGAAGATCGCAACGGTACCGTCGATATCGGTAAGGATGCCGACTTCATCATACTCGATGAAAATCCGCTGGATGAAGATATCGCGCTGAGTGATGCACTCATCCATTACACATTCATTGATGGACGGATGGTCTACAGGAAATCATAGGGAAAAGGGATGAAGCAAGGGGGATTTATACATGGACACATTGATTTCACCCGATGAGACGTGGCTCCTGTGGGCATTCCTCGTCGGCTGGGCGGCAGTATCGATCTATCTGGAACAGCGCTTCGAATGGGCATCGAAACTCTCAGGGGCCATCGTCGCCCTGCTCGGGGCGATGATTTTGGCGAACACCGGTGTCATCCCAATCGAGTCGCCGGTCTATGATGCGGTATGGAGCTATGTCGTACCCCTCTCCATCCCGCTGCTCTTATTCCAGTCGAACATACTTAAGATATGGCATGAAAGCGGCCGGCTGCTGATCATCTTCCTGATCAGCGCCATCGGGACCGTCGCCGGCGCCATCGTTTCATTTACATTATTGAAGGACCTGATTCCGGGACTGCCGCATATCGCAGCGATGATTTCAGGTTCTTATACGGGCGGAAGCGTGAACTTCGCCGCCTTGGCGACACGATTCGATGTAC
It encodes:
- a CDS encoding amidohydrolase; protein product: MTQLEKQLIEWRRDFHQYPELGFLEMRTSTIVADILEDLGYDLEIGRAVMDPDYCMGKPSDAETKQHLEWARENGAIEKYLGLVSEGYTGIVATLDTGKPGPTVAYRVDMDALPIVEATGDDHVPVKEDFRSTNDNMHACGHDVHTTIGLGLATKLMENKDQLKGKIKLIFQPAEEGTRGARSMVEAGVVSDVDYFVASHIGTGVPHDHFVAANNGFLATSKMDVTFKGRSSHAGGNPEEGKNAMLAAANAVLNLNAIPRHSGGATRINVGELHAGSGRNIIADHAALKIETRGETSDINDYVKSQAEAVIEGAAKMYGVTHHIELVGEGESADCSLEVAEVLKDIAQQEGLSSDLRSDASAGSEDATFFINAVQKHGGQGTYCIFGTELAAGHHNEKFDINEDSMPHAVNILFESAKALVEK
- a CDS encoding sodium:solute symporter family transporter, encoding MAAFYFRRITTYEDYLISSWNTGFWKITGTIISTFCGAAVFIGWVGLGFTVGLSGYWKFAFVAIVFSLILILGFAKPLRRQRLITMADLFTVRFGGKAGGGPRRTLYTPLRLSGDADITARHHPHRVRS